In the genome of Rhizobium rhizogenes, one region contains:
- a CDS encoding AraC family transcriptional regulator, translating to MQAPASDGIERIEARFRGNAYAPHRHDTYALGVTLSGVQTFSYRGTSHFSMPGNVIVLHPDEVHDGGAGTDEGLRYRMLYLPPEKMAQAGYQTLPFARNPVIEDPAFRQCLIEALGDLESEPDNLLLTDWQSRLADLLSKHANGCAGTVKRIDRAAVLRCRDYLQENSTDTVGAEELERISGLDRFTLFRHFRGLLGTSPHRYLIMRRLQKCKEMMRAGASLAETAFACGFADQAHFTRHFKNAFGMPPGRWLSLTSS from the coding sequence GTGCAGGCCCCGGCGAGCGACGGCATCGAACGCATAGAAGCGCGCTTTCGTGGCAATGCCTATGCGCCGCACCGCCATGATACCTATGCGCTCGGCGTCACGCTCTCCGGCGTCCAGACCTTTTCCTATCGCGGCACCTCGCATTTCAGCATGCCGGGAAATGTCATCGTGCTGCATCCCGACGAAGTGCATGATGGCGGCGCGGGCACGGATGAGGGGCTGCGCTACCGTATGCTCTATCTTCCGCCTGAAAAAATGGCGCAGGCTGGATATCAGACGCTGCCTTTTGCGAGAAATCCCGTCATCGAGGACCCCGCCTTCCGGCAATGTCTGATCGAAGCACTCGGCGATCTCGAAAGCGAGCCGGACAATCTGCTCCTGACCGACTGGCAATCGCGGCTGGCGGACCTGCTTTCCAAGCATGCGAACGGTTGCGCCGGAACCGTCAAACGCATTGACCGCGCCGCCGTTTTACGGTGTCGGGACTACCTGCAAGAGAACAGTACCGACACCGTCGGTGCGGAGGAACTTGAACGAATAAGCGGACTCGACCGCTTTACGCTCTTCCGGCATTTCCGCGGCCTGCTGGGAACCAGCCCGCATCGTTATCTCATCATGCGGAGGCTGCAAAAATGCAAAGAGATGATGCGGGCCGGCGCCAGCCTTGCCGAAACGGCATTTGCCTGCGGGTTTGCGGATCAGGCGCATTTCACCCGGCATTTCAAGAATGCCTTCGGCATGCCTCCTGGACGCTGGCTTAGCCTCACCTCCAGCTGA
- a CDS encoding DUF2000 family protein: protein MFDTKIAVILRDDLAVWQKLNVTAFLMSGIVAQTGEIIGEPYRDGAGNVYNPLSIQPVVVMATDQEALRKIHLRSLERDVTTSLYIEEMFSTGHDVANRQVFSEFSPDNARVVGMALRADKKIVDKITKGAKLHT from the coding sequence ATGTTTGATACCAAGATCGCCGTCATCCTTCGTGATGACCTTGCCGTGTGGCAAAAACTGAACGTTACCGCATTTCTCATGTCGGGGATCGTCGCCCAGACCGGAGAGATTATTGGGGAACCATACCGCGATGGTGCGGGCAACGTCTATAATCCCCTGTCCATCCAGCCGGTGGTCGTCATGGCCACGGATCAGGAGGCGCTACGCAAAATCCATCTGCGCTCCCTCGAGCGCGACGTCACGACGTCGCTCTATATCGAGGAAATGTTCTCCACCGGGCACGATGTCGCCAACCGCCAGGTATTTTCGGAATTTTCTCCTGACAATGCCAGGGTGGTCGGCATGGCGCTGAGGGCAGACAAGAAGATCGTCGACAAGATCACCAAGGGTGCAAAGCTGCATACTTGA
- the lepA gene encoding translation elongation factor 4, whose product MARGMSTNSTRTPLDHIRNFSIVAHIDHGKSTLADRLIQSTGGLAERDMSEQVLDSMDIERERGITIKAQTVRLHYKANNGETYVLNLIDTPGHVDFAYEVSRSLSACEGSLLVVDASQGVEAQTLANVYQAIDNDHELVTVLNKIDLPAAEPDRIKEQIEEVIGIDASDAVMISAKTGLGIPDVLEAIVHRLPPPTSEAGESGPLKALLVDSWYDTYLGVMVLVRVIDGVLSKGQQIRMMGSGAKYGVERVGVLTPKMVNVDSLGPGEIGFITASIKEVADTRVGDTITDDKRPTAQALPGFKPAQPVVFCGLFPVDAADFEDLRAAVGKLRLNDASFSFEMESSAALGFGFRCGFLGLLHLEIIQERLEREFNLDLVATAPSVVYEMTLTDGTEKELHNPADMPDVVKIKEIREPWIKATIMTPDEYLGGILKLCQDRRGLQTELTYVGNRAMITYELPLNEVVFDFYDRLKSISKGYASFDYNIIDYRAGDLVKMSILVNGDPVDALSMLVHRSAADRRGRGMCEKLKELIPPHMFQIPIQAAIGGKVIARETVRALRKDVTAKCYGGDATRKRKLLDKQKEGKKRMRQFGKVEIPQEAFIAALKMNDE is encoded by the coding sequence ATAGCGCGGGGCATGAGCACAAATTCGACCCGCACGCCCCTGGACCATATCCGCAACTTCTCGATCGTTGCCCACATCGATCACGGCAAATCGACGCTGGCCGACCGGTTGATCCAGTCGACGGGCGGTCTTGCCGAACGCGATATGTCGGAGCAGGTTCTCGATTCGATGGATATCGAGCGCGAGCGCGGCATCACCATCAAGGCCCAGACGGTTCGCCTGCACTATAAGGCGAACAACGGCGAAACCTATGTGCTGAACCTCATCGACACGCCCGGCCACGTCGACTTCGCCTACGAAGTGTCCCGTTCGCTTTCGGCCTGCGAGGGCTCGCTGCTCGTGGTGGACGCATCGCAGGGTGTGGAAGCCCAGACGCTGGCCAACGTCTACCAGGCGATCGACAACGATCACGAGCTGGTGACGGTGCTCAACAAGATCGACCTGCCGGCGGCCGAACCCGACCGCATCAAGGAACAGATCGAAGAGGTAATCGGCATCGACGCCTCCGACGCCGTGATGATTTCGGCCAAGACCGGGCTTGGTATTCCCGATGTTCTGGAAGCCATTGTTCACCGCCTGCCGCCGCCAACGAGCGAAGCTGGTGAAAGCGGACCGCTGAAGGCCCTGCTGGTCGACAGCTGGTATGACACCTATCTCGGCGTCATGGTTCTGGTGCGCGTCATCGACGGCGTGCTGAGCAAGGGCCAGCAGATCCGCATGATGGGCTCGGGCGCCAAATACGGCGTCGAGCGCGTCGGCGTGCTGACCCCGAAGATGGTCAATGTCGACAGCCTCGGCCCCGGCGAGATCGGTTTCATCACCGCCTCGATCAAGGAAGTTGCCGATACGCGCGTCGGCGATACGATCACCGACGACAAGCGCCCGACGGCGCAGGCCCTGCCCGGCTTCAAGCCGGCACAGCCCGTGGTGTTCTGCGGCCTCTTCCCGGTCGACGCGGCCGACTTCGAAGATTTGCGTGCGGCGGTGGGCAAGCTTCGCCTGAACGACGCTTCCTTCTCCTTCGAAATGGAATCGTCAGCCGCTCTCGGCTTCGGTTTCCGTTGCGGCTTCCTTGGCCTGCTGCACCTCGAAATCATTCAGGAACGCCTTGAGCGCGAGTTCAATCTCGATCTCGTCGCCACCGCGCCTTCGGTTGTCTATGAAATGACGCTGACGGATGGCACGGAAAAGGAATTGCACAACCCGGCCGACATGCCTGACGTTGTGAAGATCAAGGAAATCCGCGAGCCGTGGATCAAGGCGACGATCATGACGCCGGACGAATATCTCGGCGGCATCCTGAAACTGTGTCAGGACCGGCGCGGCCTGCAGACGGAACTGACCTATGTCGGCAACCGTGCGATGATTACCTATGAACTGCCGCTCAACGAAGTGGTGTTCGATTTCTACGACCGGCTGAAGTCCATTTCCAAGGGTTACGCCTCGTTCGATTACAACATCATCGATTACCGTGCGGGCGATCTCGTCAAGATGTCGATCCTCGTCAACGGCGATCCGGTGGATGCGCTGTCCATGCTGGTGCACCGCTCGGCGGCCGACCGGCGCGGGCGCGGCATGTGCGAAAAGCTGAAGGAACTCATTCCGCCGCACATGTTCCAGATCCCGATCCAGGCCGCCATTGGCGGCAAGGTCATCGCCCGCGAAACCGTGCGCGCGCTGCGCAAGGATGTGACGGCGAAGTGTTATGGCGGCGACGCGACGCGTAAACGCAAACTTCTGGACAAGCAGAAGGAAGGCAAGAAGCGCATGCGCCAGTTCGGCAAGGTGGAAATTCCGCAGGAAGCCTTCATCGCCGCCCTGAAGATGAACGACGAATAA
- a CDS encoding carbon-nitrogen hydrolase family protein has protein sequence MTRLAASQYAIELIETWEAYAAHLAAIVREAKETGAELLLLPEYSAMALTGQLPPDIRSDLHRSIEEIQPLIPSWVELCEELARQHQILFQPGSAPVKDPDGKFRNRAWLFGPDGLIGYQDKQIMTRFEREQWNIHAGVEGLNAFETSIGRLGILICYDNEFPMLGRRLAELGAELVLAPSCTDTLAGAYRVRIGAQARALENQYAVLSSPTAGEAPWSPAVDENRGRAALYVPSDYGMPASGIIAESESDAVTHSTLLIADIDLATVARLRTEGQVATRRDWPEQFAI, from the coding sequence ATGACCCGCCTCGCCGCCAGCCAATATGCCATCGAACTGATCGAGACATGGGAAGCCTATGCGGCGCATCTTGCCGCCATCGTGCGCGAGGCAAAAGAAACGGGTGCGGAACTGCTGCTTCTGCCGGAATATTCGGCCATGGCGCTGACCGGGCAGCTGCCGCCAGATATCCGCTCTGATCTGCACCGCTCCATCGAAGAGATACAGCCGCTGATCCCCTCCTGGGTGGAGCTTTGCGAAGAGCTGGCGCGGCAACATCAAATCCTGTTCCAGCCGGGCAGCGCGCCGGTGAAGGACCCGGACGGCAAGTTCCGCAACCGGGCATGGCTGTTTGGACCGGACGGGTTGATCGGTTATCAGGACAAGCAGATCATGACCCGCTTCGAGCGGGAGCAATGGAATATCCATGCCGGTGTCGAGGGTTTGAATGCCTTCGAGACGAGCATTGGCAGGCTCGGCATCCTCATCTGTTACGACAACGAGTTTCCAATGCTCGGCCGCAGGCTGGCGGAGCTTGGCGCGGAACTGGTTCTCGCTCCCAGCTGCACCGACACACTGGCAGGCGCTTACCGGGTGCGCATCGGCGCGCAGGCGCGAGCGCTGGAAAATCAATATGCCGTCCTCTCCTCCCCCACCGCAGGTGAGGCTCCATGGTCGCCCGCCGTCGATGAAAATCGCGGCCGTGCGGCACTTTATGTGCCCTCCGATTACGGCATGCCCGCATCCGGCATCATTGCGGAAAGCGAAAGCGATGCGGTGACGCACAGCACGCTTCTGATCGCCGACATCGATCTTGCCACTGTCGCAAGGCTCAGGACCGAAGGACAGGTGGCCACCCGTCGCGACTGGCCGGAGCAATTTGCGATCTGA
- a CDS encoding GNAT family N-acetyltransferase, with translation MTVEIKSLSGIDAAPYFDDLARLRITVFRAFPYLYDGSVEYERKYLATYADTKGAVFVLALDGGQVVGMSTGMPMAAETDEVKSPFLAAGYDPSQLFYFGESVLLPDYRGHGIGVRFFEEREGHARRLDFDWCTFCAVERPADHPRRPADYVPLNAFWEKRGYRHHPELRTSFTWQDIDESVESPKPLSFWMKNIAAGDGNR, from the coding sequence ATGACCGTCGAAATCAAGTCTCTTTCCGGCATTGACGCCGCACCCTATTTCGATGATCTCGCACGGCTGCGGATCACGGTGTTCCGCGCCTTCCCCTACCTCTATGATGGTTCGGTGGAGTATGAGCGCAAATATCTGGCCACCTATGCCGATACGAAGGGCGCCGTTTTCGTGCTGGCGCTCGACGGCGGGCAGGTTGTCGGCATGTCCACGGGCATGCCCATGGCGGCGGAAACCGACGAGGTGAAATCACCTTTCCTGGCGGCCGGTTACGACCCGTCGCAGCTGTTTTATTTCGGCGAAAGCGTGCTGTTGCCGGATTATCGCGGTCACGGCATCGGCGTGCGGTTCTTCGAGGAACGGGAGGGCCATGCCAGACGTCTCGATTTCGACTGGTGCACCTTCTGCGCTGTCGAGCGGCCTGCGGATCACCCGCGCCGCCCGGCGGATTACGTGCCGCTGAATGCCTTCTGGGAAAAGCGCGGCTATCGCCACCACCCCGAGCTGCGCACCAGCTTTACCTGGCAGGATATCGATGAGAGCGTCGAGAGCCCGAAACCGCTGTCCTTCTGGATGAAGAATATCGCCGCAGGAGATGGAAACCGATGA
- a CDS encoding ketosteroid isomerase-related protein — protein MTAAETIRAYYDAFNRQDMDAFLALLHDEVVHDINQGERQTGKAAFASFMDHMNRCYKENLTDMVIMASADGKRASAEFTVNGEYLATDEGLPEADGQKYVLPAGAFFDLKDGKVSRVTNYYNLNDWIAQVGA, from the coding sequence ATGACCGCAGCCGAGACGATCCGCGCCTATTACGATGCCTTCAACCGACAGGACATGGACGCCTTTCTGGCGCTTCTTCATGACGAGGTGGTGCATGACATCAATCAGGGCGAGCGCCAGACCGGCAAGGCCGCTTTTGCCTCCTTCATGGACCACATGAACCGCTGCTATAAGGAAAACCTCACCGACATGGTGATCATGGCGAGCGCAGACGGTAAACGTGCCTCTGCCGAATTCACCGTGAACGGCGAATACCTTGCGACCGACGAGGGCTTGCCGGAAGCCGATGGCCAGAAATACGTCCTGCCCGCCGGTGCCTTCTTCGACCTGAAGGATGGAAAAGTTAGCCGAGTAACGAACTACTATAATCTGAATGACTGGATTGCTCAGGTCGGCGCCTGA
- a CDS encoding helix-turn-helix domain-containing protein → MMENEDHILERSIGERIRSLRAENGLTLDRLASESGVSRAMISRIERGEASPTASLLARICAALGLSLSGFFAENEEAVSPLVKKRDQQLWKDPETGYVRRAISPPRVGSDVDIVEVEFPAGARVGFPPHAASRGMTQYVWLFEGVLEMTSGGAVHRLEPGDCLFMPVGEGHVFHNPSEKPARYAVVLDQRQR, encoded by the coding sequence ATGATGGAAAACGAAGATCATATTCTCGAACGTTCGATCGGTGAGCGGATTAGGTCGTTGCGGGCCGAAAACGGCCTGACACTGGATCGGCTTGCCTCTGAATCCGGTGTCAGCCGCGCCATGATTTCCCGCATCGAACGGGGTGAGGCGAGCCCGACGGCATCGCTGCTCGCCCGCATCTGTGCGGCACTCGGCCTGTCGCTCTCCGGCTTCTTCGCGGAAAATGAAGAGGCGGTGTCTCCGCTGGTAAAGAAGCGCGACCAGCAGCTCTGGAAAGATCCCGAAACCGGTTATGTCCGCCGCGCCATCTCCCCGCCGCGTGTGGGATCCGATGTCGATATTGTCGAGGTCGAGTTTCCGGCCGGTGCGCGCGTCGGTTTTCCGCCACATGCGGCAAGCCGGGGCATGACGCAATATGTCTGGCTTTTCGAAGGCGTTCTGGAGATGACGAGCGGCGGTGCGGTGCATCGGCTGGAACCTGGAGATTGCCTTTTCATGCCGGTCGGTGAAGGACATGTCTTTCACAACCCTTCCGAAAAACCCGCGCGTTACGCCGTCGTGCTGGACCAAAGACAGCGCTGA
- a CDS encoding GNAT family N-acetyltransferase yields the protein MATIRVLNGQETLDVLPELCEVLSACVNGGASVGFMLPFSPQDAEPFWRAVAEAADEGGTIHVVAEVDGKVVGTVQVGLASKPNQPHRGDLMKLLVHPSARGLGLARKLMQKVEEETAARGRTLLVLDTATGSDAEAIYPRLGWERVGVIPDYALFPDGRYCGTTLFYKRIG from the coding sequence ATGGCCACCATACGCGTGCTGAACGGGCAAGAGACGCTCGATGTGCTTCCGGAGCTTTGCGAAGTTCTCTCCGCCTGCGTCAATGGCGGCGCATCCGTTGGTTTCATGTTGCCCTTTTCCCCGCAGGACGCAGAGCCCTTCTGGCGAGCCGTGGCGGAAGCGGCGGATGAGGGCGGCACGATCCATGTCGTGGCGGAAGTGGATGGCAAGGTGGTGGGCACCGTGCAGGTGGGCCTCGCTTCCAAACCCAACCAGCCACATCGCGGTGATCTGATGAAGCTTCTCGTGCATCCCTCGGCCCGCGGTCTCGGGCTTGCCCGCAAGCTCATGCAGAAGGTTGAAGAGGAAACGGCAGCCCGTGGCCGTACCCTTTTGGTGCTGGATACGGCCACGGGCAGTGATGCCGAGGCGATTTATCCCCGCCTTGGCTGGGAACGGGTCGGGGTCATTCCCGATTACGCCCTGTTTCCCGATGGGCGTTATTGCGGCACGACGCTGTTTTACAAGCGGATCGGCTAG
- a CDS encoding alpha/beta fold hydrolase has translation MRPIVTITTMLFSALITQPAFANEAVGVSEITIHSPERGKDLAVTVWYPSEGNGRQTLSGEDRIFQGTAVFKDSAVQPGRLPLVLLSHGSGSRVSGMAWIAAKLASEGFIVAGPNHPGTTSGDSTPVDTPKIWERTGDLSTILTALTTQGKWSGAIDAQRIGVLGFSLGGSAAMEISGARADLNAYKRYCEDYATMMDCQWFAGGRGYLNNEPVSVPKLDLGTLDKARFEQQNRDPRIRSAVLVDPGLALAFQPDSLKTIDIPLAFINLGSKGEIPPAVLAEKLAAEVPGATYQQVDGANHFSFLPLCKPDADAFLKSVGERDPICEPAGPRDRADIHAELEKMIVAAFNRSLKPGQ, from the coding sequence ATGCGCCCCATCGTCACCATCACCACCATGCTGTTTTCCGCTCTCATTACCCAGCCGGCTTTTGCAAATGAAGCCGTTGGCGTCAGCGAAATCACCATCCACTCTCCCGAACGTGGCAAGGATCTTGCCGTCACCGTCTGGTATCCTTCGGAAGGCAACGGCAGGCAGACGCTTTCCGGCGAGGACCGGATTTTTCAAGGCACGGCTGTCTTCAAGGACAGCGCAGTGCAGCCGGGTCGCCTGCCGCTGGTGCTTCTGTCACACGGTTCGGGCTCGAGAGTGAGCGGCATGGCCTGGATCGCCGCAAAGCTTGCGAGCGAAGGTTTCATCGTCGCCGGCCCCAACCATCCCGGCACCACCAGCGGCGATTCAACACCTGTCGATACGCCGAAAATCTGGGAGCGGACGGGCGATCTTTCCACGATCCTCACCGCGCTGACGACGCAGGGCAAATGGTCGGGCGCGATCGATGCGCAGAGGATCGGCGTCCTCGGCTTTTCCCTGGGCGGCAGTGCGGCAATGGAAATTTCGGGCGCACGCGCGGATCTCAACGCGTATAAGCGCTATTGCGAAGACTATGCCACGATGATGGATTGCCAATGGTTCGCCGGCGGCCGGGGTTATCTCAACAACGAGCCGGTCAGTGTACCGAAGCTCGACCTCGGAACCCTCGACAAGGCCCGTTTCGAGCAGCAGAACCGCGATCCACGCATTCGTTCCGCCGTGCTGGTCGATCCCGGCCTCGCACTCGCCTTCCAGCCGGACAGCCTGAAAACAATCGATATTCCGCTGGCCTTCATCAATCTCGGCAGCAAGGGGGAAATTCCACCGGCCGTGCTGGCGGAAAAACTGGCGGCCGAGGTGCCCGGCGCGACCTATCAACAGGTCGACGGGGCCAACCATTTCAGCTTCCTGCCCCTATGCAAACCGGATGCCGATGCGTTTCTCAAATCCGTTGGCGAGCGTGATCCGATCTGCGAACCGGCCGGGCCACGCGACCGGGCGGATATTCATGCCGAACTGGAAAAGATGATTGTTGCCGCCTTCAACCGCTCGCTGAAGCCGGGACAATAA
- a CDS encoding AraC family transcriptional regulator, with the protein MLFIPLPFVVALLLVVMFIVFFRSGDDVRTNRAFLALIALCAAQSVLVGLRWGYGVNAVRYVLPVLAACLPPLVYIAFRGLMRVGADSRRAMLASLVFSPLLIVVLELALPVVIDLALILIFVGYAAALLLLGGRGPDGLDEAQFASVASAHRALIIAAMALCVSALFDLLVFLDFEWAHGENVAVLVSNANLFGLLLIGLMAAMAGKSKAPQTVAEPAEELPPPSEPSEQDRDIVASLDQLMTTQALYRDENLNLTRLARRLGLPSRQISGAINRSLGINVSQYVNQLRIREACRLLEETEQSVTAIMFSSGFQTKSNFNREFRRVTGMSPVDWRERQVWKLVSPNKTATRQMPDDRLKMVGK; encoded by the coding sequence GTGCTTTTCATTCCCCTGCCATTCGTCGTGGCGCTTCTGCTGGTCGTCATGTTCATCGTCTTTTTCCGAAGCGGAGACGATGTGCGCACGAACCGCGCCTTCCTGGCCCTGATCGCGCTTTGCGCCGCGCAATCGGTTCTTGTCGGCCTGCGCTGGGGGTATGGCGTCAACGCGGTACGTTATGTCCTGCCGGTTCTGGCCGCCTGCCTGCCACCGCTTGTCTATATCGCCTTTCGCGGCTTGATGAGGGTCGGGGCAGACAGCAGGAGAGCGATGCTGGCAAGTCTTGTATTCTCGCCTTTGTTGATCGTTGTTCTGGAACTCGCCTTGCCGGTAGTGATCGACCTTGCCTTGATCCTCATCTTCGTCGGCTATGCCGCCGCACTGCTTCTTCTGGGAGGAAGAGGGCCGGACGGGCTGGATGAGGCGCAGTTCGCCAGCGTTGCCTCCGCGCACAGGGCGCTGATCATCGCTGCCATGGCGCTTTGTGTTTCGGCGCTCTTTGATCTTCTCGTGTTCCTCGACTTCGAATGGGCGCATGGAGAAAACGTCGCCGTACTGGTCAGCAATGCCAATCTTTTCGGGCTGTTGCTGATCGGTCTGATGGCAGCCATGGCTGGAAAAAGCAAAGCGCCGCAAACGGTTGCAGAGCCGGCTGAGGAATTGCCGCCTCCCTCTGAACCATCGGAACAGGACCGGGACATCGTCGCAAGCCTCGACCAGCTGATGACAACACAGGCGCTTTACCGCGACGAGAACCTCAACCTGACCCGGCTGGCCAGACGCCTCGGCTTGCCCAGCCGGCAGATATCCGGTGCGATCAATCGTTCCCTCGGCATCAATGTCTCGCAATATGTCAACCAGCTCCGCATCCGCGAGGCCTGCCGGCTGCTGGAGGAGACGGAGCAATCGGTAACCGCGATCATGTTCTCCTCGGGTTTCCAGACCAAGTCCAACTTCAACCGGGAGTTTCGCCGCGTCACCGGCATGAGCCCGGTCGACTGGCGCGAACGGCAGGTGTGGAAGCTGGTATCGCCAAACAAAACGGCCACCCGGCAGATGCCGGATGACCGTCTGAAGATGGTCGGGAAATGA
- a CDS encoding TRAP transporter substrate-binding protein, translating into MDRRSFIRKAGALGAGVTATALAAPAIAQENPKITWRMTSSFTKGLDILFGAGQMVADHVKEASGGNFVIQHFAGGEIVPALQAADAVTAGTVEMAHTCAYYYVGKDPTFALGTSVPFGLNARQTNAWFNQAGGNELLNEFLAQHNIYSILLGNTGAQMGGWFRKEINTIDDLKGLKMRIAGLTGQVMQKVGVTPQQIAGGDVYAALEKGTIDATEFVGPYDDQKLGFYKVAKYYYYPAWWEGGPAVHAFVNLQKFNELPENYKRILKDACAAGSASMLERYDARNPKALKELVAQGAILRPFSQEILDVCHKAAQDTYAEISAKNENFKKIYESQQAFKKDAYLWAQIAEYTYDTYMMIQQRNGTL; encoded by the coding sequence ATGGATCGCAGATCATTTATCCGCAAGGCGGGCGCTCTTGGCGCCGGTGTTACCGCAACCGCGCTGGCCGCTCCGGCCATTGCGCAGGAAAACCCCAAGATCACCTGGCGCATGACGTCGTCCTTCACCAAGGGCCTCGACATTCTTTTCGGTGCTGGCCAGATGGTCGCCGATCACGTCAAGGAAGCTTCCGGCGGCAACTTCGTCATCCAGCATTTCGCGGGCGGCGAAATCGTGCCGGCGCTGCAGGCGGCCGATGCGGTGACGGCCGGAACCGTCGAAATGGCGCATACCTGCGCCTATTATTACGTCGGCAAGGACCCGACCTTCGCGCTTGGAACCTCGGTTCCCTTCGGCCTCAACGCGCGCCAGACGAATGCCTGGTTCAACCAGGCCGGCGGCAATGAGCTGCTCAACGAATTTCTTGCCCAGCACAATATCTACTCGATCCTGCTCGGCAACACAGGCGCTCAGATGGGCGGCTGGTTCCGCAAGGAAATCAACACCATCGACGACCTCAAAGGCCTGAAGATGCGTATTGCCGGCCTCACCGGCCAGGTGATGCAGAAGGTTGGCGTTACCCCGCAGCAGATCGCCGGCGGTGATGTCTATGCCGCGCTGGAAAAGGGCACGATCGACGCGACCGAGTTTGTCGGCCCCTATGACGACCAGAAGCTCGGCTTCTACAAGGTCGCAAAATACTATTACTATCCGGCATGGTGGGAAGGCGGCCCGGCCGTGCATGCCTTCGTGAACCTGCAGAAGTTCAATGAGCTGCCGGAAAACTACAAGCGCATCCTGAAAGACGCCTGTGCCGCCGGCAGCGCCAGCATGCTGGAACGTTACGATGCGCGCAACCCGAAGGCCCTGAAGGAACTGGTGGCGCAGGGCGCCATCCTGCGGCCGTTCAGCCAGGAAATCCTCGATGTCTGCCACAAGGCGGCGCAGGACACCTATGCGGAGATTTCGGCCAAGAACGAGAACTTCAAGAAGATCTACGAGAGCCAGCAGGCCTTCAAGAAGGACGCCTATCTCTGGGCGCAGATCGCCGAATATACCTATGACACCTACATGATGATCCAGCAGCGCAACGGCACGCTCTGA
- a CDS encoding group III truncated hemoglobin translates to MQNPIAAKAAHNADIQHRAERAMAEIGVDAGFIDLLVETFYGRVLNHPALGPVFDARLAGRWPEHMAKMKQFWSAVAFKNGAYGGKPVQAHLGVKGMSAELFPQWLALFSATLDDIAPSREAHDWFMETAERIARSLTLSLFYNPAMDDPTLRRGTS, encoded by the coding sequence ATGCAGAACCCGATCGCGGCAAAGGCCGCCCATAATGCAGACATCCAGCACAGGGCTGAACGAGCCATGGCTGAGATCGGCGTCGATGCCGGTTTCATCGATCTGCTGGTGGAGACATTTTACGGCCGCGTTCTGAACCACCCGGCGCTCGGGCCCGTCTTCGATGCGCGGCTGGCCGGGCGCTGGCCGGAACACATGGCCAAGATGAAACAGTTCTGGTCAGCCGTCGCCTTCAAGAATGGCGCCTATGGCGGCAAGCCGGTGCAGGCGCATCTTGGCGTAAAAGGCATGTCGGCCGAACTTTTCCCGCAATGGCTCGCGCTGTTTTCGGCAACGCTCGATGACATCGCGCCGAGCAGGGAGGCCCATGACTGGTTCATGGAAACGGCGGAACGCATCGCCAGAAGCCTGACACTTTCGCTGTTTTATAATCCTGCAATGGACGATCCGACATTAAGACGCGGCACATCGTAA